In Jatrophihabitans endophyticus, one DNA window encodes the following:
- a CDS encoding response regulator transcription factor, with protein MTGPTPGAPAAGEDGPITVFLLDDHEVVRKGIADILGTQPDLVVVGEAATAAEALARIPAVRPRVAILDAQLPDGNGIDVCRDIRSAHPEVRCLILTSFDDNDAIFAAVMAGASGYLLKQVRGAAIVDAVRQVAAGRSLLDPSVTERLLTKLREPAPATPNDPIEYLTDREREVLDLIAEGLTNREISRRLDIAEKTVKNYVSAVLAKLGLRSRTQAALYGAERRPH; from the coding sequence GTGACCGGACCGACGCCCGGCGCTCCCGCGGCCGGGGAGGACGGCCCGATCACCGTCTTCCTGCTCGACGACCACGAGGTCGTGCGCAAGGGCATCGCCGACATCCTCGGCACCCAGCCCGACCTGGTCGTCGTGGGGGAGGCCGCGACCGCCGCCGAGGCGCTGGCGCGCATCCCCGCCGTCCGGCCGCGGGTCGCGATCCTGGACGCGCAGCTGCCCGACGGCAACGGCATCGACGTGTGCCGCGACATCCGTTCCGCGCATCCCGAGGTCCGCTGCCTGATCCTGACCTCCTTCGACGACAACGACGCGATCTTCGCCGCCGTGATGGCCGGCGCGTCCGGGTACCTGCTCAAGCAGGTTCGCGGCGCCGCCATCGTCGACGCGGTGCGGCAGGTGGCGGCGGGCCGGTCGTTGCTGGATCCGTCGGTGACCGAGCGGTTGCTCACCAAGCTGCGCGAACCCGCGCCGGCGACTCCGAACGACCCCATCGAGTACCTGACCGACCGCGAACGGGAGGTTCTCGACCTCATCGCCGAGGGGCTGACCAACCGCGAGATCAGCCGTCGCCTCGACATCGCCGAGAAGACGGTCAAGAACTACGTGTCGGCCGTCCTCGCCAAGCTCGGCCTGCGCAGCCGCACGCAGGCCGCGCTCTACGGGGCCGAGCGGCGCCCGCACTGA
- a CDS encoding ATP-grasp domain-containing protein, whose protein sequence is MTTQSSPSSLGTVLVTGAGGAAAVTLLRSLAGHAELVAADIDPVAVGLYLTDASRRVLLPRGDSPDFVDALLAAAVAHHADLVAPTVDAELLEVSLAADRFAEHGIRVLVESPDTLRTCLDKSTLMQRCAGRVRVPQSLVLDGATTDAELAALGAPFIVKPRSGAGGRGFRVVAGPGELTDADRAGDVLAQELLPGDEYSIDVLCRPGGGVVAAVPRRRDKVDSGIAVAGRTVADPALETFGREVAELIGAQGVVNVQVKLDAEGSAALLEVNARFPGTMALTQAAGIDMPLLAVRAAFGEPLPERLDFREVAVVRHWGDVVVPIDEYGLVPSHDGR, encoded by the coding sequence GTGACCACGCAGTCGTCACCCTCGTCGCTCGGCACGGTGCTCGTCACCGGCGCCGGCGGCGCGGCCGCCGTGACCCTCCTGCGCAGCCTGGCCGGGCACGCCGAGCTGGTCGCCGCCGACATCGACCCGGTCGCGGTCGGGCTCTACCTCACCGACGCGTCGCGGCGCGTCCTGCTCCCGCGCGGCGACTCGCCCGACTTCGTCGACGCCCTGCTCGCGGCGGCCGTCGCGCACCACGCGGACCTGGTCGCGCCCACCGTCGACGCCGAGCTGCTCGAGGTCTCGCTCGCCGCGGACCGCTTCGCCGAGCACGGCATCCGCGTCCTCGTCGAGTCGCCGGACACGCTGCGTACCTGTCTGGACAAGTCCACGCTCATGCAGCGCTGCGCCGGCCGCGTGCGGGTGCCGCAGTCGCTCGTGCTCGACGGCGCGACGACCGACGCCGAGCTCGCCGCCCTCGGTGCGCCCTTCATCGTCAAGCCGCGCAGCGGCGCCGGCGGCCGCGGCTTCCGCGTCGTCGCCGGCCCCGGCGAGCTGACCGACGCCGACCGCGCCGGCGACGTCCTGGCGCAGGAGCTGCTGCCCGGCGACGAGTACTCGATCGACGTGCTGTGCCGCCCCGGCGGGGGTGTCGTGGCCGCCGTCCCGCGCCGCCGCGACAAGGTCGACTCCGGGATCGCGGTCGCCGGGCGCACCGTCGCCGACCCGGCGCTGGAGACCTTCGGCCGCGAGGTCGCCGAGCTCATCGGCGCCCAGGGCGTCGTCAACGTGCAGGTCAAGCTCGACGCGGAGGGATCGGCCGCCCTGCTGGAGGTCAACGCGCGCTTCCCCGGCACCATGGCCCTCACCCAGGCCGCCGGCATCGACATGCCGCTGCTGGCGGTGCGCGCGGCCTTCGGCGAGCCGCTGCCCGAGCGGCTGGACTTCCGCGAGGTCGCGGTCGTCCGGCACTGGGGCGACGTCGTCGTCCCGATCGACGAGTACGGCCTGGTGCCCTCCCATGACGGCCGCTGA
- a CDS encoding GlxA family transcriptional regulator produces the protein MRTVLFAVPPRVHLLDLAGPAQAFATANDHGGAYRLRYVSTSAEVVSHQGLPLSLDVDWPDLTDRDVVVVPGRRTGERPPRRWLDAGTATALRAHHAAGGRVASVCSGAFAVAETGLLDGRRATTHHEIQDELARRFPAVHVVRDVLYVADGRVATSAGIASGIDLALHLIGADHGPAVAGRVARSLVVPVRRNGAAPQASVMLRHRDHVVDTVHRVQDVLDTQFTRALPLRRLAEIGGVSERTLTRQFTAAVGMTPAHYQQQLRLERARQLAEQGWTLEASARSVGFTDARMLRRLRARHGFGG, from the coding sequence ATGCGCACCGTGCTGTTCGCCGTCCCGCCGCGGGTGCACCTGCTCGACCTCGCCGGGCCGGCGCAGGCGTTCGCCACCGCCAACGACCACGGCGGTGCGTACCGGCTGCGTTACGTCAGCACCTCGGCCGAGGTCGTCAGCCACCAGGGCCTGCCGCTCTCGCTGGACGTCGACTGGCCGGACCTGACCGACCGCGACGTCGTCGTGGTCCCGGGCCGCCGCACGGGCGAACGCCCGCCGCGGCGCTGGCTGGACGCGGGGACGGCCACGGCGCTGCGCGCCCACCACGCCGCGGGCGGCCGCGTCGCCAGCGTGTGCTCCGGCGCGTTCGCCGTCGCCGAGACCGGACTGCTCGACGGCCGGCGCGCCACGACCCACCACGAGATCCAGGACGAGCTGGCGCGCCGCTTCCCCGCCGTCCACGTGGTGCGCGACGTCCTCTACGTGGCCGACGGTCGGGTGGCGACGTCCGCGGGCATCGCCAGCGGCATCGACCTCGCGCTGCACCTGATCGGCGCGGACCACGGCCCGGCGGTCGCGGGCCGGGTGGCGCGCTCGCTCGTCGTGCCGGTCCGGCGCAACGGGGCCGCCCCGCAGGCGAGCGTGATGCTGCGGCACCGCGACCACGTCGTCGACACCGTCCACCGCGTGCAGGACGTCCTGGACACGCAGTTCACCCGCGCCCTCCCGCTACGACGGCTGGCCGAGATCGGCGGGGTCAGCGAACGCACGCTCACCCGGCAGTTCACGGCCGCCGTCGGGATGACGCCGGCGCACTACCAGCAGCAGCTGCGCCTCGAGCGCGCCCGGCAGCTCGCCGAGCAGGGCTGGACCCTCGAGGCGAGCGCACGGTCGGTCGGCTTCACCGACGCCCGGATGCTGCGCCGGCTCCGCGCCCGGCACGGTTTTGGCGGCTGA
- a CDS encoding prenyltransferase/squalene oxidase repeat-containing protein gives MSTAFRRVLGLQLALALVLVVLYAVQPNSDVTAARADSVTTTRVGSAAGAVTDPAARAWQWLSRQLGPTTDVTSASTVTATRTYPTDWTGAVTGSFVPRGVTSPVTDTASLAVDRPTRVDASYAGVVEGHVTVPTTAGRWIVQAYRDTPTGRRQVPVQAQVDPQGRFAIDLGRATSPPAGRWALGLLDADHAFAPYGTAWPSAVYRNWVVRASVVTDATYPVDEQPARADGTFSFPTSRPGTKIFQLVDRTSGTVLAEQAPDYGLVRSVAGSDNVYAYDQALAVVAALAAGHPADDLVQGLIRLQRPDGGFVEVADVRNPAAAAPVTRTGICAIATYALLRAARAVPAADRADVLAAARSGVRWLLAQQRDDGLLGAGHGERRDDGTVDADAHPGWVSTEHNLDAWQTLHLATAVLPDTDTDSDGAVSPATVRQHADELRDAIVDRLWDAAAGRFRQGIAPDGTPDTADPLDVNSWGALFLHATGHDELAELALRHTAAFASSARRWSGYRAYYPQAAFPDAPANVWAEGTAGVAVAQQRVAGSDAGSALAALAQLQRPDGSLPCAAVADDRTGMTAAPCVAAAAWFVLATVPDGIWG, from the coding sequence TTGTCCACCGCCTTCCGTCGCGTGCTCGGCCTGCAGCTGGCCCTCGCACTCGTGCTGGTGGTGCTCTATGCCGTGCAGCCCAACTCCGACGTCACCGCAGCCCGCGCGGACTCCGTGACGACCACACGCGTCGGATCGGCCGCCGGCGCCGTCACCGACCCCGCTGCCCGCGCCTGGCAGTGGCTCAGCCGGCAGCTCGGGCCGACCACCGACGTCACCAGCGCGTCCACCGTCACCGCGACCCGCACCTACCCGACGGACTGGACCGGCGCGGTCACCGGTTCGTTCGTGCCGCGCGGCGTGACCTCCCCCGTCACCGACACCGCCTCGCTCGCCGTCGATCGTCCGACACGCGTCGACGCGTCCTACGCCGGCGTCGTCGAGGGGCACGTGACGGTCCCGACCACGGCGGGACGGTGGATCGTCCAGGCCTACCGCGACACCCCGACCGGCCGCCGGCAGGTGCCCGTGCAGGCGCAGGTCGACCCGCAGGGTCGCTTCGCGATCGACCTCGGCCGCGCGACCTCGCCACCCGCCGGCCGGTGGGCCCTCGGCCTGCTCGACGCCGACCACGCGTTCGCCCCGTACGGCACCGCCTGGCCGTCGGCGGTCTACCGCAACTGGGTGGTGCGCGCCTCGGTGGTCACCGACGCCACCTACCCGGTCGACGAGCAGCCCGCCCGCGCGGACGGGACGTTCAGCTTCCCGACCAGTCGGCCTGGCACCAAGATCTTCCAGCTCGTCGACCGGACCTCCGGCACGGTGCTCGCCGAGCAGGCGCCCGACTACGGCCTGGTGCGCAGCGTCGCGGGCTCGGACAACGTCTACGCCTACGACCAGGCCCTCGCCGTGGTGGCCGCGCTCGCGGCCGGCCACCCCGCCGACGACCTCGTCCAGGGCCTCATCCGCCTGCAGCGTCCGGACGGTGGCTTCGTCGAGGTCGCCGACGTCCGGAACCCGGCCGCGGCCGCACCCGTCACCCGGACCGGCATCTGCGCCATCGCCACGTACGCGCTGCTGCGCGCCGCGCGGGCCGTGCCCGCCGCGGACCGGGCGGACGTCCTCGCCGCCGCGCGTTCCGGCGTGCGGTGGCTGCTGGCCCAGCAGCGCGACGACGGCCTGCTCGGCGCCGGGCACGGCGAGCGGCGCGACGACGGCACCGTCGACGCGGACGCGCACCCCGGCTGGGTGTCGACCGAGCACAATCTCGACGCCTGGCAGACACTGCACCTCGCCACCGCGGTCCTGCCTGACACCGACACCGACTCCGACGGTGCGGTCTCGCCGGCCACCGTGCGCCAGCACGCCGACGAGCTGCGCGACGCGATCGTGGATCGGCTGTGGGACGCGGCGGCCGGCCGGTTCCGGCAGGGCATCGCCCCGGACGGCACGCCGGACACCGCCGACCCGCTCGACGTCAACTCCTGGGGTGCGCTGTTCCTGCACGCCACCGGGCACGACGAGCTGGCCGAGCTCGCGCTGCGGCACACCGCCGCGTTCGCGTCGTCCGCGCGGCGGTGGAGCGGCTACCGCGCCTACTACCCGCAGGCCGCGTTCCCCGACGCGCCCGCGAACGTGTGGGCCGAGGGGACGGCCGGGGTCGCGGTGGCCCAGCAGCGCGTGGCCGGCAGCGACGCGGGCAGCGCCCTCGCCGCCCTTGCGCAGCTGCAGCGCCCCGACGGCTCGCTACCGTGTGCGGCGGTCGCCGACGACCGCACCGGCATGACGGCAGCGCCGTGCGTCGCGGCCGCCGCCTGGTTCGTGCTCGCCACCGTCCCGGACGGGATCTGGGGTTGA
- a CDS encoding glycosyltransferase, translated as MSEWLTGAGLWVLVGFVMLGAVPNAVTVVQVVLAAAHRVRDHYAPDEVDVDRLPRVAVLVPAWNEAAVLRFSVDRMMALDYPPDALRLVVVDDASTDETPELMAAKSAQYPGRVLHLRRARGGEGKAHTLNHGLREILADDWAEAVLITDADVVFEPTSVRRMTRHLADENVGAVTAFIKEASEPPNWMNRYIGYEYAAAQAVGRRAQNVAGAQGCLAGGAQLHTRANLEQLGGTIDTTTLAEDTVTTFLTQLAGRRVVFDGNAHCLAEEPAGVVGLWKQRLRWSRGNVQVARRFRGVFFRPSRTHRLGRPWFGLMWWSTLLLPAFMVASSAALVTLWFADDGRGHDAFRLLWIVNSLGFVLTTVFTLLVDRQVAARTWRQAFAFPGLVSLVVILWVLAPRPMHELVRSVCEHLGLGWDAHVRAGLALAAYGWGAACMLAAYLVYRLDSVRDLGWFGGVLLFLVGYGPLLCAITFAAYVAEARGATATWDKTVKTGKVKVAA; from the coding sequence ATGAGCGAGTGGCTGACCGGGGCGGGCCTCTGGGTCCTCGTCGGCTTCGTGATGCTCGGCGCCGTCCCCAACGCGGTCACCGTCGTGCAGGTCGTGCTGGCCGCGGCGCACCGGGTCCGGGACCATTACGCACCGGACGAGGTCGACGTCGACCGCCTGCCGCGCGTCGCGGTCCTCGTCCCGGCCTGGAACGAGGCCGCCGTGCTGCGCTTCAGCGTCGACCGGATGATGGCGCTGGACTACCCGCCCGACGCGCTGCGGCTGGTGGTCGTGGACGACGCGTCCACCGACGAGACGCCCGAGCTGATGGCGGCGAAGAGCGCGCAGTACCCCGGGCGGGTGCTCCACCTGCGCCGGGCCCGCGGCGGCGAGGGCAAGGCGCACACGCTGAACCACGGCCTGCGCGAGATCCTCGCCGACGACTGGGCCGAGGCGGTCCTGATCACCGACGCCGACGTCGTGTTCGAGCCGACGTCCGTCCGGCGGATGACCCGTCACCTCGCCGACGAGAACGTCGGTGCCGTCACCGCGTTCATCAAGGAGGCCAGCGAGCCGCCGAACTGGATGAACCGCTACATCGGCTACGAGTACGCGGCGGCGCAGGCGGTCGGCCGGCGCGCGCAGAACGTCGCCGGTGCGCAGGGCTGCCTCGCCGGCGGCGCGCAGCTGCACACCCGGGCGAACCTCGAACAGCTCGGCGGCACGATCGACACCACGACGCTGGCCGAGGACACCGTGACTACCTTCCTCACCCAGCTCGCGGGCCGCCGCGTGGTGTTCGACGGCAACGCGCACTGCCTGGCCGAGGAGCCCGCGGGCGTCGTCGGGCTGTGGAAGCAGCGGTTGCGCTGGTCGCGCGGCAACGTGCAGGTCGCGCGCCGCTTCCGCGGCGTGTTCTTCCGCCCGTCGCGCACGCACCGGCTCGGCCGGCCGTGGTTCGGGCTCATGTGGTGGTCGACCCTGCTGCTGCCCGCCTTTATGGTCGCGTCGTCGGCCGCGCTGGTGACGCTCTGGTTCGCCGACGACGGTCGCGGCCACGACGCGTTCCGGTTGCTGTGGATCGTCAACAGCCTCGGCTTCGTCCTCACCACCGTCTTCACGCTGCTGGTCGACCGACAGGTGGCGGCGCGCACCTGGCGGCAGGCGTTCGCGTTCCCGGGCCTCGTCAGTCTCGTCGTGATCCTGTGGGTGCTCGCGCCGCGGCCGATGCACGAGCTGGTGCGCTCGGTGTGCGAGCACCTCGGCCTCGGCTGGGACGCGCACGTCCGCGCCGGCCTCGCCCTCGCCGCGTACGGGTGGGGTGCGGCGTGCATGCTCGCCGCCTATCTGGTCTACCGGCTCGACTCGGTCCGCGATCTCGGGTGGTTCGGCGGCGTGCTGCTCTTCCTCGTCGGCTACGGCCCGCTGCTGTGCGCGATCACGTTCGCCGCCTACGTGGCCGAGGCCCGCGGCGCCACCGCGACGTGGGACAAGACGGTCAAGACCGGGAAGGTCAAGGTGGCGGCATGA
- a CDS encoding PIG-L deacetylase family protein — translation MIPLRGGRAVRESGRSASTPLYTPWAGDFGPGVALVRDWPARVAVIVGEAVAPTTVDVVTQLGFQPVTTAVEDVATTLAAAGPFTFLVLGVDALDSDEAIARIRDWHATSPSARVKLVHEGPVERPEVLVRAIRAGVTDVVDLTAHGALHLSLRSGMTRAGAMRERVLAIGAHPDDVEIGCGGTLLDHRRRGDRVSILTLSRGAVGGDQRQRLDEATATADAIGAQLLFGDLPDTEIDDGIDTIRMIERVVRTVDPTVVYVHSRHDNHQDHRAVSTATTSATRGVRRVFAYQSPSATNDFLPTQFVNVDATVHRKVEVLELFASQDGRSYLEPELVTASARYWARHLAANARYAEPFEVIRSVGELRHSVSAPVGMAVVPVEVP, via the coding sequence GTGATTCCGCTGCGGGGCGGCCGAGCGGTGCGCGAGAGCGGCCGCAGCGCGTCGACCCCCCTGTACACGCCGTGGGCCGGCGACTTCGGCCCCGGCGTCGCTCTCGTCCGCGACTGGCCGGCGCGCGTCGCCGTCATCGTGGGCGAGGCCGTCGCGCCGACCACCGTCGACGTGGTCACCCAGCTCGGCTTTCAGCCCGTCACGACCGCCGTCGAGGACGTCGCGACCACGCTGGCCGCGGCCGGCCCGTTCACGTTCCTCGTGCTCGGCGTCGACGCCCTCGACAGCGACGAGGCCATCGCGAGGATTCGCGATTGGCACGCGACCTCGCCGTCGGCGCGGGTGAAGCTCGTGCACGAGGGGCCCGTCGAGCGACCCGAGGTGCTGGTGCGCGCGATCCGGGCCGGCGTGACCGACGTCGTGGACCTCACCGCCCACGGCGCGCTGCACCTGTCGCTGCGCTCGGGCATGACCCGGGCGGGCGCGATGCGCGAGCGGGTGCTCGCCATCGGCGCGCACCCCGACGACGTCGAGATCGGCTGCGGCGGGACGCTGCTGGACCACCGGCGGCGCGGCGACCGGGTCTCGATCCTCACGCTGAGCCGCGGCGCCGTCGGCGGCGACCAGCGCCAGCGCCTCGACGAGGCCACCGCCACCGCGGACGCCATCGGTGCCCAGCTGCTCTTCGGCGATCTGCCCGACACCGAGATCGACGACGGCATCGACACGATCCGCATGATCGAGCGGGTCGTGCGGACCGTCGACCCGACCGTCGTCTACGTGCACTCGCGCCACGACAACCACCAGGACCACCGCGCCGTCAGCACCGCGACGACCAGCGCGACGCGTGGCGTGCGCCGCGTCTTCGCCTACCAGTCGCCGTCGGCGACGAACGACTTCCTGCCGACGCAGTTCGTCAACGTCGACGCCACGGTGCACCGCAAGGTCGAGGTGCTGGAGCTGTTCGCGTCGCAGGACGGCCGCAGCTACCTCGAACCCGAGCTCGTGACCGCGTCGGCGCGTTACTGGGCGCGCCACCTCGCCGCCAACGCGCGTTACGCCGAACCCTTCGAGGTCATCCGTTCGGTCGGCGAGCTGCGGCACTCGGTCAGCGCCCCCGTCGGCATGGCGGTCGTCCCGGTGGAGGTCCCGTGA
- a CDS encoding PHP domain-containing protein: MTAADRGRSAVDLGSDLHTHSTLTDGTADPDAMADAAAAAGLHTWGLSDHVRADSDWVGDYAVRVRALRRPGLTIRCGVEAKILDAAGRLDLPSRLPRLDYVLVADHQYPGADGPVGPRDMRERLAAGRLDAAAVVAGLVEATCRAVALAPYPAIVVHPFSLLPKMGLDEDDVTDEHRTRLAEACLRADAAIEVNEKWRTPTRHTVAFLLAAGVRVVAGSDAHATTAVGAWDHALAVLGTLPPAAVTATEVGASR; the protein is encoded by the coding sequence ATGACGGCCGCTGACCGCGGACGGAGCGCCGTCGACCTCGGCAGCGACCTCCATACGCACTCCACGCTCACCGACGGCACCGCCGACCCCGACGCCATGGCCGACGCGGCGGCCGCGGCCGGCCTGCACACCTGGGGGCTGTCCGACCACGTGCGTGCCGACAGCGACTGGGTGGGCGACTACGCGGTGCGCGTGCGCGCCCTGCGTCGCCCCGGCCTCACGATCCGCTGCGGTGTCGAGGCCAAGATCCTCGACGCCGCGGGCCGGCTCGATCTGCCGAGCCGGCTGCCCCGGCTGGACTACGTCCTGGTCGCCGACCACCAGTACCCCGGTGCGGACGGGCCGGTGGGACCACGTGACATGCGCGAGCGCCTCGCGGCCGGCCGGCTCGATGCCGCGGCCGTCGTCGCCGGCCTGGTCGAGGCCACCTGCCGCGCGGTCGCGCTCGCGCCGTACCCGGCGATCGTCGTGCACCCGTTCAGCCTGCTGCCCAAGATGGGGCTCGACGAGGACGACGTCACCGACGAGCACCGCACGCGCCTCGCCGAGGCCTGCCTGCGAGCCGACGCCGCGATCGAGGTCAACGAGAAGTGGCGCACGCCGACCCGGCACACGGTCGCGTTCCTGCTGGCCGCGGGCGTCCGCGTGGTCGCCGGCAGCGACGCCCACGCGACCACCGCCGTCGGCGCCTGGGACCACGCCCTCGCCGTACTCGGGACGCTCCCGCCCGCTGCGGTGACCGCGACCGAGGTCGGGGCGTCGCGATGA
- a CDS encoding GAF domain-containing protein: MPVGGSLSRRAQRAHELAEAVSRSDAATTLDPRLAALCDELRTDGAALSAVSDRRVTLAGCGLVERVAPTGTHVPLDDAICANVLRHDGLLAIPDTRLDARVASIPVVLAGQVRAYLGSPVRCDGVLVGVLCVIAGEPRDWTADDEAVLTRYADEFARELRQLQDGAALP, from the coding sequence ATGCCCGTCGGAGGTTCCCTCAGCCGGCGAGCGCAACGCGCCCACGAGCTCGCCGAGGCCGTGTCCCGCAGCGATGCGGCCACGACGCTCGACCCGCGGCTCGCCGCGTTGTGTGACGAGCTGCGCACCGACGGTGCCGCGCTGTCCGCGGTCAGCGATCGGCGGGTGACGCTCGCCGGCTGCGGCCTGGTCGAGCGCGTCGCCCCCACCGGGACCCACGTCCCGCTCGATGACGCGATCTGCGCCAACGTCCTGCGCCACGACGGACTGCTCGCCATCCCCGACACGCGCCTGGACGCGCGGGTCGCCAGCATCCCCGTCGTCCTCGCCGGGCAGGTCCGCGCCTACCTCGGGTCGCCGGTGCGCTGCGATGGTGTGCTGGTCGGCGTCCTGTGCGTCATCGCCGGCGAGCCGCGCGACTGGACGGCCGACGACGAGGCGGTCCTGACCCGCTACGCCGACGAGTTCGCCCGCGAGCTGCGACAGCTGCAGGACGGCGCCGCGCTGCCCTGA
- a CDS encoding ATP-binding protein translates to MTTPPAGRTHGAPDLTPEVTELDDATVEVALPAETGSVRVARRFVKERWQGMADEVLGDVELIVSELVANAVRHGRPDIVFRLRAEPFAIDIAVLDHGPGIPSLAASPPDLTATSGRGLTLVDRLASSWGVEPLGEDEVGKTVWASVRCD, encoded by the coding sequence GTGACGACACCACCGGCCGGCCGGACCCACGGCGCGCCCGACCTGACGCCCGAGGTCACCGAGCTCGACGACGCGACCGTGGAGGTCGCGCTGCCGGCCGAGACCGGGTCGGTGCGCGTCGCCCGCCGTTTCGTCAAGGAACGGTGGCAGGGCATGGCCGACGAGGTCCTCGGCGACGTCGAGCTGATCGTCAGCGAGCTGGTGGCCAACGCGGTGCGCCACGGTCGGCCCGACATCGTGTTCCGGTTGCGGGCCGAACCGTTCGCTATCGACATCGCGGTGCTCGACCACGGCCCGGGGATCCCGTCGCTCGCGGCGAGCCCGCCCGACCTCACTGCGACGTCGGGACGTGGCCTCACGCTCGTGGACCGGCTCGCGAGCTCCTGGGGGGTCGAGCCGCTGGGCGAGGACGAGGTGGGCAAGACGGTCTGGGCGAGCGTGCGTTGCGATTGA